Proteins from a genomic interval of Massilia sp. KIM:
- a CDS encoding catalase family peroxidase encodes MTLILLFAWVGGWFGSSRLTPQTMVDTAESSGPAPPGFRRAHAKGVCFVGSFAPTPDAARLSVARVFAQASTPVVGRFSNPGNNPHAHDNKAAVRGMALQLKTDDGEEWRLAMNSFPFFASSTPEGFQALNAARLPDPATGQPDPGKMKAVLARYPEIANFMAWSKSARASDSFANTRFNGVNAFFLTGADGMARAVRWSMRPHAAFAAADPAQLAAADRDFLAADLERRLAQGPLKWDMVMQFAAPGDPIEDPSKPWPDSRPETVMGTLTMTRAEAQANGPCLDLNFDPLILPKGIVASGDPVLHARSSVYSVSFNRREREVSQGARVEGNAR; translated from the coding sequence TTGACGCTGATCCTGCTGTTCGCATGGGTCGGCGGCTGGTTCGGCAGCAGCCGGCTGACGCCGCAGACCATGGTCGACACCGCCGAGTCCTCCGGCCCGGCGCCGCCAGGCTTCCGGCGCGCCCACGCAAAAGGCGTGTGCTTCGTCGGCAGCTTCGCGCCCACGCCGGACGCGGCCCGGCTGTCGGTCGCGCGCGTGTTTGCCCAGGCGTCGACGCCGGTCGTCGGGCGTTTCTCCAACCCCGGCAACAACCCGCACGCCCACGACAACAAGGCGGCGGTACGCGGCATGGCGCTGCAGCTTAAGACCGACGACGGAGAAGAGTGGCGCCTGGCGATGAACAGCTTCCCCTTCTTTGCCTCGTCGACGCCGGAAGGTTTCCAGGCCCTGAACGCGGCCAGGCTGCCCGATCCTGCCACCGGCCAGCCCGATCCTGGCAAGATGAAGGCTGTGCTGGCGCGCTATCCGGAAATCGCCAATTTCATGGCCTGGTCCAAGAGCGCCCGGGCTTCCGACAGCTTCGCCAATACCCGTTTCAATGGCGTCAACGCCTTCTTCCTCACCGGCGCCGATGGCATGGCGCGCGCCGTACGCTGGTCGATGCGCCCGCACGCGGCCTTCGCCGCCGCCGATCCGGCGCAGCTGGCCGCAGCCGACCGCGACTTCCTGGCCGCCGACCTCGAGCGCCGGCTGGCGCAGGGTCCCCTGAAGTGGGACATGGTCATGCAGTTCGCGGCCCCCGGCGACCCGATCGAGGATCCATCCAAACCCTGGCCTGACAGCCGGCCCGAGACGGTGATGGGCACCCTCACCATGACGCGCGCCGAGGCGCAGGCGAACGGGCCCTGCCTGGATCTGAACTTCGACCCGCTCATCCTGCCGAAAGGGATCGTGGCCTCCGGGGACCCGGTGCTGCACGCACGCTCGTCCGTGTACTCGGTCTCGTTCAATCGCCGCGAGCGCGAAGTCAGCCAGGGCGCCCGCGTGGAAGGAAACGCCCGATGA
- a CDS encoding redoxin domain-containing protein yields the protein MNRLTRRAVLRTTLVSAALAGAGLLSSAHALAAPTVGQPAPEFTAVDSKGKQHKLSDFKGKVVVLEWTNHDCPYVQKHYKSSNMQTLQKQAKDAGVVWLSVISSAPGEQGHVAGAKADELTASRGAAPAAVLLDPQGTIGKAYDARTTPHMYVIDAKGVLRYAGGIDSIPSTKTDDIAKADPLFKTAMESVLKGAEVAQAVTRPYGCSVKYKA from the coding sequence ATGAACCGTCTCACTCGCCGCGCAGTCCTGCGCACCACCCTCGTTTCGGCAGCCCTGGCCGGGGCCGGCCTGCTGTCCTCCGCACATGCGCTGGCCGCGCCCACGGTCGGCCAGCCGGCGCCCGAATTCACGGCAGTCGACAGCAAGGGCAAGCAGCACAAGCTGTCCGACTTCAAGGGCAAGGTCGTGGTGCTGGAATGGACCAACCACGATTGCCCCTACGTGCAGAAGCACTACAAGTCGTCCAACATGCAGACCCTGCAGAAGCAGGCCAAGGATGCGGGCGTGGTGTGGCTGAGCGTGATCTCGTCCGCGCCGGGCGAGCAAGGCCACGTGGCGGGCGCCAAGGCCGACGAGCTCACCGCCAGCCGGGGCGCCGCGCCGGCCGCCGTGCTGCTCGACCCGCAGGGCACGATCGGCAAGGCCTACGACGCGCGCACTACGCCGCACATGTACGTGATCGACGCCAAGGGCGTGCTGCGCTACGCGGGCGGGATCGACAGCATCCCCTCGACCAAGACCGACGACATCGCCAAGGCCGATCCGCTGTTCAAGACCGCGATGGAATCGGTGCTCAAGGGCGCCGAGGTGGCGCAGGCGGTGACGCGGCCCTATGGCTGCTCGGTGAAGTACAAGGCGTGA
- a CDS encoding oxidoreductase, whose amino-acid sequence MSKLILITGASSGFGRALAEAALAAGHAVAGTVRGEAAARAFAALHPGRAHPQLLDLSDGAAIGELVAGVEDRLGPIDVLVNNAGYGHEGVLEESPLDEMRRQFEVNVFGAVALIKAVLPGMRRRRGGHIVNITSMGGSITMPGIAYYCGSKFALEGISDTLNKELAPFGIAVTAVAPGSFRTDWAGRSMVRSPRSIPDYDASFGPVRQAREDKHGKQLGDPAKAAQAILRLIDSPRPPAHLLLGSDALALVRQGLSERLAEIDAWEALTLSTDG is encoded by the coding sequence ATGAGCAAACTGATCCTGATTACCGGCGCGAGCAGCGGCTTCGGCCGCGCCCTGGCCGAGGCGGCCCTGGCGGCCGGCCATGCCGTGGCCGGCACGGTGCGCGGCGAGGCGGCGGCGCGGGCCTTCGCGGCCCTGCATCCCGGGCGCGCCCATCCCCAGCTGCTGGACCTGAGCGACGGCGCCGCCATCGGCGAGCTGGTGGCCGGCGTCGAGGACCGGCTGGGGCCGATCGACGTGCTGGTCAACAATGCCGGCTATGGCCACGAAGGCGTGCTGGAAGAGTCGCCGCTGGACGAGATGCGGCGCCAGTTCGAGGTCAACGTGTTCGGGGCGGTGGCGCTCATCAAGGCGGTCCTGCCGGGCATGCGTCGGCGCCGCGGCGGCCACATCGTCAACATCACTTCCATGGGCGGCAGCATCACCATGCCGGGCATCGCCTACTACTGCGGCAGCAAGTTCGCCCTGGAAGGCATCTCGGACACCCTGAACAAGGAGCTGGCGCCCTTCGGCATCGCGGTGACGGCGGTGGCGCCGGGGTCCTTTCGCACGGACTGGGCCGGCCGCTCGATGGTGCGCAGTCCGCGCAGCATTCCCGACTACGACGCCAGTTTCGGGCCGGTGCGCCAGGCGCGCGAGGACAAGCACGGCAAGCAACTGGGCGACCCGGCCAAAGCGGCCCAGGCGATCCTGCGCCTGATCGACAGCCCCAGGCCGCCCGCCCACCTGCTGCTGGGCAGCGACGCCCTGGCCCTGGTGCGCCAGGGCCTGAGCGAGCGCCTGGCGGAGATCGACGCCTGGGAAGCGCTGACTCTTTCCACCGATGGCTGA
- a CDS encoding AraC family transcriptional regulator, which translates to MNVRDQTIALMRSLCPLEGYNLTALPDVRLLRSDRSLERTPVLYSPGIVIVCQGRKQGYFGGEIYRYDAQHYLAVAAPVPFTMETEASADEPLLAIYMQLDFRLAAELLARLEETGGPTSAPARSMFSTPIDEAFGMSVLRFVQALADPPQIAILGEGLLREIYYRVLSGAQGGALRAALAQEGRFGRIFKTLRRIHAAYAEALTVEELAAQANMSVPTFHHHFRKVTDTTPIQYIKSIRLHQARMLMLRHDRTAAAAAAEVGYESASQFGREFKRLFGLSPAQEVRRMRASFAIPPQSNTVFVSSR; encoded by the coding sequence ATGAACGTCCGCGACCAGACCATCGCCCTGATGCGCTCCCTCTGCCCGCTCGAGGGCTATAACCTGACCGCCCTGCCCGACGTGCGCCTGTTGCGCTCGGACCGTTCGCTGGAGCGCACGCCGGTGCTCTACTCGCCCGGCATCGTGATCGTCTGCCAGGGCCGCAAGCAGGGCTACTTCGGCGGCGAGATCTACCGCTACGACGCCCAGCACTACCTGGCGGTGGCCGCGCCGGTGCCGTTCACGATGGAAACCGAAGCCAGCGCCGACGAGCCGCTGCTGGCGATCTACATGCAGCTCGACTTCCGGCTCGCGGCCGAGCTGCTGGCCCGGCTCGAGGAGACCGGCGGGCCCACGAGCGCGCCGGCGCGCAGCATGTTTTCCACGCCCATCGACGAGGCCTTCGGCATGAGCGTGCTGCGCTTCGTGCAGGCGCTGGCCGACCCGCCGCAGATCGCGATCCTGGGCGAGGGACTGCTGCGCGAGATCTACTACCGGGTCTTGAGCGGCGCGCAAGGCGGGGCGCTGCGCGCCGCCCTGGCCCAGGAGGGGCGCTTCGGCCGCATCTTCAAGACCCTGAGGCGCATCCACGCCGCCTACGCCGAGGCGCTCACGGTGGAGGAACTGGCCGCGCAGGCGAACATGAGCGTGCCGACCTTCCATCACCACTTCAGGAAGGTCACCGACACCACGCCGATCCAGTACATCAAGTCGATCCGGCTGCACCAGGCGCGCATGCTGATGCTGCGCCATGACAGGACCGCGGCGGCCGCGGCGGCGGAAGTCGGCTACGAGAGCGCCTCGCAGTTCGGGCGCGAATTCAAGCGCCTGTTCGGGCTCTCGCCGGCCCAGGAAGTGCGGCGCATGCGCGCCAGTTTCGCCATCCCGCCGCAATCGAACACTGTCTTCGTTTCGTCGCGCTGA
- a CDS encoding cytochrome b: MSRPSHFNLPARVLHWSMAAAILAMLFVGAAMVVSLRHRELLLDLHRPLGLLILVLAVVRLINRWRNPPPPLPADLPRIQALAATASHWLLYALMLAMPLVGWAMLSAGAYPVTVVDGLHLPPILPHDAVLYGVLRPLHRVLAYLLFFTIMAHLGAALYHLWIRRDGVFEQMAQGGEKGE, encoded by the coding sequence ATGAGCCGCCCATCCCACTTCAATCTCCCGGCCCGGGTGCTGCACTGGTCCATGGCCGCCGCGATCCTCGCGATGCTGTTCGTGGGCGCGGCGATGGTGGTCTCGCTGCGGCACCGCGAGTTGCTGCTCGACCTGCACCGCCCGCTCGGGCTGCTGATCCTGGTGCTGGCCGTCGTGCGGCTGATCAACCGCTGGCGCAACCCGCCACCGCCCTTGCCCGCCGACCTGCCCCGCATCCAGGCGCTGGCCGCCACCGCTTCCCACTGGCTGCTCTACGCGCTGATGCTGGCGATGCCGCTGGTCGGCTGGGCGATGCTCTCGGCCGGCGCCTATCCGGTGACCGTCGTCGACGGTCTCCATCTGCCGCCCATCCTGCCCCACGACGCGGTCCTGTACGGCGTCCTGCGTCCGCTGCACCGCGTGCTCGCCTACCTGCTGTTCTTCACCATCATGGCCCACCTCGGCGCGGCCCTGTATCACCTCTGGATACGGCGCGACGGCGTGTTCGAACAGATGGCCCAAGGTGGGGAAAAGGGCGAATGA
- a CDS encoding protein-disulfide reductase DsbD, with protein sequence MVRSPRATVSLVSDHAAVSPGQELRIGLRQRLAPHWHTYWKNPGDAGSPPNIDFKLPQGAAVGAIVWPGPERFIIGPVASYGYENEIVFPMSFTVPKDARPGSSLAIEASADWVVCEKECIPEEGKFVLRLPVEAAARPANEEVRAAFAIADARRPQASPWNSSLAVGDKTLELRVEGAGISPQSVRSALYFPENWGVVDHVAEQPLKLEDGVLRLALPRGQGYRSGPAPGLLAIVDGGGQKRWFALEPAAVAAPAAAAGTPGTPALADSQADAPLPLWQAALFAFAGGLILNLMPCVFPVLAIKATALAGLSGGERRAVRLSGVFYTLGVLTAFMLLAAALLAVRAGGSAVGWGFQFQSPVFVAAMCWLMLAIGLNLSGVYEVGASLAGAGEGPAARQGHAGSFFTGLLAVVVATPCTAPFMGAAIGTALAAPAAFSIVVFACMGLGLALPFLLLGLFPALARRLPRPGPWMLRLRQAMAFPMYATAAWLLWVLAQQAGEAGLRLALAGAVLVGLVAWLVGLGQHGVKRVWWPRGFALAATAALAGLVPGLHAAQAQAPAPSTAASTASAQVAEAYSAERLAALRAEGKPVFVNMTAAWCITCLVNERTTLSTAAVQDAMRAREVVYMKGDWTQRDPAITAFLRGFGRDGLPFYVFYPPGKDPVVLPPVLTQTIVTEALRE encoded by the coding sequence GTGGTGCGCAGTCCGCGCGCCACCGTGTCCCTGGTCAGCGACCATGCCGCCGTCAGCCCTGGCCAGGAGTTGCGCATCGGCCTGCGCCAGCGCCTCGCGCCGCACTGGCACACCTACTGGAAGAACCCGGGCGACGCCGGCTCGCCGCCCAACATCGACTTCAAGCTGCCGCAGGGCGCGGCGGTCGGCGCCATCGTCTGGCCCGGCCCCGAGCGCTTCATCATCGGGCCGGTGGCGAGCTACGGTTACGAGAACGAGATCGTGTTCCCGATGTCGTTCACGGTGCCGAAGGACGCCCGCCCCGGCAGCTCGCTGGCGATCGAGGCCAGCGCCGACTGGGTGGTGTGCGAGAAGGAATGCATCCCCGAGGAAGGCAAGTTCGTCCTGCGCCTGCCGGTGGAGGCCGCGGCCCGTCCCGCCAACGAAGAAGTCCGCGCGGCCTTCGCGATCGCCGATGCGCGCCGGCCCCAGGCCTCTCCCTGGAACAGCAGCCTGGCCGTGGGCGACAAGACCCTCGAGCTGCGCGTCGAAGGCGCCGGCATCTCGCCGCAGTCGGTACGTTCGGCACTGTACTTCCCCGAGAACTGGGGCGTGGTCGACCACGTCGCCGAGCAGCCCCTCAAGCTGGAGGACGGGGTGCTGCGCCTGGCCCTGCCCAGGGGCCAGGGCTACCGCTCCGGCCCGGCGCCCGGCCTGCTGGCCATCGTCGACGGCGGCGGCCAGAAGCGCTGGTTCGCGCTCGAACCCGCCGCCGTGGCGGCGCCGGCCGCCGCTGCCGGGACGCCAGGGACGCCGGCGCTGGCGGACTCTCAGGCCGACGCGCCCCTGCCCCTCTGGCAGGCCGCGCTGTTCGCCTTCGCCGGCGGCCTGATCCTGAACCTGATGCCCTGCGTGTTCCCGGTGCTGGCGATCAAGGCCACCGCCCTGGCCGGCCTGTCGGGCGGCGAACGGCGCGCGGTGCGCCTGTCCGGCGTGTTCTACACCCTCGGGGTGCTGACGGCCTTCATGCTGCTGGCCGCTGCCCTGCTCGCGGTGCGCGCCGGCGGCAGCGCGGTCGGCTGGGGCTTCCAGTTCCAGTCGCCGGTGTTCGTGGCGGCGATGTGCTGGCTGATGCTGGCGATCGGCCTGAATCTCTCGGGCGTGTACGAGGTGGGCGCCTCGCTCGCCGGCGCCGGCGAAGGACCGGCCGCGCGCCAGGGCCATGCGGGCAGCTTCTTCACCGGCCTGCTGGCGGTGGTGGTGGCCACGCCCTGCACCGCGCCTTTCATGGGCGCGGCCATCGGCACCGCCCTGGCCGCGCCGGCGGCCTTCAGCATCGTGGTGTTCGCCTGCATGGGCCTGGGACTGGCCCTGCCCTTCCTGTTGCTCGGCCTGTTCCCGGCGCTGGCGCGCCGCCTGCCGCGCCCCGGCCCCTGGATGCTGCGCCTGCGCCAGGCCATGGCCTTCCCGATGTACGCGACGGCGGCCTGGCTGCTGTGGGTGCTGGCCCAGCAGGCGGGCGAAGCGGGCCTGCGCCTGGCGCTGGCGGGCGCGGTGCTGGTCGGCCTGGTGGCCTGGCTGGTGGGCCTCGGCCAGCATGGCGTCAAGCGCGTCTGGTGGCCGCGCGGCTTCGCTTTGGCCGCCACGGCCGCCCTGGCCGGCCTGGTGCCAGGCCTGCACGCGGCCCAGGCGCAGGCGCCCGCGCCTTCCACGGCCGCTTCCACGGCCAGCGCGCAAGTGGCCGAGGCTTACAGCGCCGAGCGCCTGGCGGCCCTGCGCGCCGAGGGCAAGCCGGTGTTCGTCAACATGACCGCGGCCTGGTGCATCACCTGCCTGGTCAACGAGCGCACCACCCTCTCGACCGCCGCCGTGCAGGATGCGATGCGCGCGCGCGAGGTGGTCTACATGAAGGGCGACTGGACCCAGCGCGACCCCGCCATCACGGCCTTCCTGCGCGGTTTCGGGCGCGACGGCCTGCCCTTCTACGTGTTCTACCCGCCGGGCAAGGACCCGGTGGTCCTGCCGCCGGTGCTGACCCAGACCATCGTCACCGAGGCATTGCGGGAGTAG